In Candidatus Microthrix subdominans, the DNA window GACGATGACTGGTGCCCGACGGTGGCGGCGCGTTTTGAACGCGCCTACCGCTGGCCGCCGGGTACACCTCATCCCCATATCCATGGCTGCAATCTGGGGGTGAGGGCCTCGACGTATCTGGAGGTGGGCGGCTGGAGCGAGCGTTGCTCGGCCGAGGACGGGGACCTGTGGCGGAGGCTGAAGACACACGCTCGGGTGCTGTCGTCGGCCGAGAGCCGGGTCGCCACCAGCGCTCGCATGCACGGCCGGGCCCCGGACGGATTTGCCGGCCATCTGGTGAGCCTCGACCAGAGCGCCTTCCCGGAGCCGCCAGCCGGCGCACCCATGCGGCTGCCAGGACGTTGATCACGCGGGGTGTCATGAGCTCACCCCAGCGAGGTCGGCATCGTGACCAGAGTGGAGCTTCCCGACCTCGGCCGCTGGGCGCCACAGCGCACCGATGCGCAACGGTGGGAGCCACCTCGGAAGCTCACGGTGGTCGTGGCCCCTCACCCCGACGACGAGACGCTGCTCAGCGGCGGCCTGATCGCCCATCAGGCCAGGGCGGGGGTGCCGGTCATCGTGCTGGCGGTGACCGATGGGGAGGCGGCCTATCCAGGCGACCCGGACGGGCTCGCCCGTCAACGGCGTCGGGAACAGCGCCAGGCGCTGAGAGCCCTGGCGGGCGAGGAGCTGCCCGTCCTCCGCCTGGGACTCCCGGACGGTCGGGTCGAGGACCATCACTCATCTCTCGTCGCCGCCATCGCCGAACACGTGACCGTCGATTCGCTGGTCGTGGCGCCGTGGCGCTTGGACCATCACTGCGACCACGAGGCGGTGGGGCGAGCAGCGCACGAGGCGGCGGGCCGCTGTGGTGCGGCGCTGGCCGAGGGCCTGTTCTGGGCCTGGCACCATCGCCAGCCGCAGGAGATGGTGAGCCGGTTGCGCGAGCTTCCCCTGTCGCGCCGGGAGGTGGAGCGACGGCGCTGCGCGCTGAGCCACCACCACAGCCAGGTCGCCGGCGATGGCGCATCAACCCCGGTGCTGCACTCGGGTGTGCTGGGCCCCTTCGACTGGCCGTCGGAATACTTCATCCTCAGCAACGAAGGAGACGACCCGCTATGACCGTCCGCGCCGACCTCGAAGCGCTGTGCGCGCAACCGATTGCCGATCTGGGGGCGGGCCGCACAGCGGAACGTTGGCTGACCATGTTCGACTGGGCGCTCGGTGGGTCGGTCAGCGTGGCCCGTTTGGCCGAAGCACACGCCGATGCCGTCGCCATCCTGAGGGAGGGAGGCCGGGATCCGGTCAAGGGCGCCATCTACGGGGTATGGGCGTCGGTCGATCCTCGCTACGAGCTGCGCTTGGACGGCTCGGGCACGCTGAGCGGCACGAAATCCTTGTGCTCGGGCCTGGGGATCGTTGACCGTGCGCTGGTCGCTGTGGTGGGGGAACGGGGTGAGCAACTCTTGGTCGACGTTGAGGCGTCGGGTCCGACCGTGATATCGGACGTTACCGGGTGGGCGACCCCGGCAATGTTCGACACGGCGACGGGAACGGTTGGTTACACCCAGCACCCTGTCGAGATCGTGGTCGGGGACGACGCCTGGTATCTCGAGCGGCCCGGGTTTTGGAACGGGGCGATCGGGCCGGCCGCATGCTGGGCGGGCGCCGCTGCGGGGCTTGGTGCGTATGCCGATGCCAAAGCCGTGACCGACCAGCATCAGCTGGTGGCCCGCGGGGTGTTGAGGGCGGAGGCGGCGCTGTGCCAAACGTTGTTGCGCGACGCCGGCCGAGACATCGACGATCACCCGACCGACCAAGTGGCGGCGCGCCGTCGGGCGTACGTGGTGCGCCATCTGGTCGAACGGTCGGCCACTCGTTCGGTGGACGCATTCAGCCGGGCGTTCGGACCGCGCCCGTTCGTTTCCGACGGACACCTGGCTCAACGGGTGAGCGACCTGATGCTCTACGTGCGCCAGCAGCACGGCGACCGGGAATTGGCCGAACTCGGAGGGCTCTGAAGTGGCGACCGACCACGGGCTCTCACACGACCGCCGCTATTTCGACTCGATGTACGGGGCCGACGCCGACCCGTGGGGCTTTGACTCTCGGTTCTATGAGCGTCGCAAGTACGCCCTGACGCTGGCGGCACTCCCTCGGGAGCGTTATGTCCGCGCTGTCGAGCCGGGATGCTCCAACGGGGCTTTCACCGAGCTGTTGGCGCCGCGCTGCGACGAGCTCATCGCCTTTGATTTCGTCGAAGATGCCGTCGAGCGCGCCCGGCGACGGTTGACCGCTTCACCCCACGTCACGCTGGCATGTGCCGAATTCCCCATGTGGTGGCCGGAGGGAACGGGAGACCTGGTCGTGTGGTCCGAGGTGGCCTACTACCTGACCGAGCGAGGTTGTGATGCGGCCGAAGTGGGGTTGGCGGACTGGCTCAGACCGGGAGGCCACCTGGTGGCGGTCCACTACACCGGTCGCACCGACTACCCGCTCAGCGGCGACGAGGCGCATCGTTGGATCGACGGCATCCCGTTCCTCCAAACCTTGTTCGCGGCGGTGGACGAACAGTTCGTGATGCGGGTGTGGGGCCGGGAGTGACCGACGTCGACACGAGCGCAGCAACCACGAGGGACCACCGCACCCGGGATCGCTCTCACCGAGTTCGCGGGGGTGGATGAGGTGGACGATCCCGGTTTTGTCCAGCCGATGCTGGCCACCCCTGCCGAGCGCCCCATCGAGGGCGAGCACTGGGTGTACGAGCGCAAGCTGGACGGTATCCGCCTGATCGCGGTGCGCAACCGCGAAACGGTCAGGCTGTTCACCCGCAATGGCCACGACCGCAGCGCCGCCTACCCCGAGGTGGTCGAGGCGCTGGTGGGTCAGCGCCATGACCGCTTTGTGGCCGACGCCGAGGTGGTGGCCTTCGACGGCGATGCCACCAGCTTCGCCCGACTACAGCGACGCTCGGGCCTGAGCGATCCCGCCCGCATCCGCCACAGCGGGGTTGGCGTGTTCTTGTACCTGTTCGACCTGATGCACCTGGAGGGTCACAGCTGTATCGATCTGGCGCTACGCGACCGCACGAAGCTGCTGAGCGAAGCGTTCGACTTCGACGATCCGCTGCGCCTCAGCGAACACCTCAAAGGTGACGACAGCGGCACGGGTCGGCGACTGTTGGCCGACGCATGCGACCGCGGCTGGGAGGGCCTGATCGCCAAGCGGGCCGACTCCCGCTATCGGCCGGGTCGACGGTCGCCCGACTGGCTGAAGCTGAAGTGCGTCGCTCGTCAGGAGTTGGTCATCGGCGGGTTCACCGCACCGAAGGGCACCCGGATGGGGTTGGGAGCGCTGCTGGTCGGCCACATGACCGACGAGGGCCTTGCGTACGCCGGGCGTGTCGGTACGGGCTTTGACGATGCGACGCTGCACCGCCTCTGGAGCCTGCTCAAGGCCCGCAAGCGCTCGACTTCACCCTTCGTCGATGCGCCCGAGAGGAGCGACGTCACTTGGACCGATCCGGATCTGGTGTGCGAGGTGGGGTTCACCGAATGGACCTCGGCGGGCAGGTTGCGCCACCCCCGGTTCCTTGGCCTGCGCGACGATAAGGCGCCAGGCGAAGTGATGCGCGAGTTGCCGGCTTCGGCTCGATAGATTCAGCTGCCGGAGGGGGCTCGATGACTACATATCCCGAGGTATCGGCTGCGGAGTATCGCATCCAGGCCGACGAGAAGTTGGAAGCGGCGGTGCGCCGGATCGCCCACGAGCAGGTCGAGCAGGCGATCGCCCAGCTGCGAGGGATCGATACCCACAACGCCCAAGGGTCGATCCATCAATGTCGAAAGCACATCAAGAAGCTGCGTGGCCTCCTCCGCATGGTGCGGCCGTCGATGGGGCGTGCCTATCGGCCGGCCAACAACACGTTTCGCGATGCGGCCCGGCTTCTGTCGCCCTATCGCGATGCTCATGCGCTGCTCGCCACCTTCGATGACGCCATCGCCGCCGACCCCGAGGGCGTTCCCGCCGGCGGGCTCGGAGCGGCGTGGCGCGAGCTGGTGCGCCGCGCAGACGACTCCACCCGTTCGGTGACCGGCGGTTCGGCCGAGGTGCAGCGCGCCTTGGAGCTCCTCGAGCACGGTGCCGAGGGGATCGATGGGTGGAAGTTGAAGGGCTCCGGCTGGAACGCAGCGGCTGGCGGGGTGATCAAGACCTATCGACGCGGGTTGGTGGCCCTGAGTGCGATCGAGGAAGGAGGGGCGCCCGAACGCTTCCACGAGCTGAGAAAGCGGGCCAAGTACACCTGGTACCACCTCCGGTTGCTCGATGAAACGGCCCCGTCCGTGCTCGCTCCGACAGCCGGGCTGTTTCATGCCCTGACCGATGGGTTGGGCGATGCTCACGACCTGGCGGTGCTGCGGGACATGATGCTCGACGAACCGGACGCCTTCGGGGGGGACCAGATGGTGGCGGCCGCCTTCGCGCTCCTCGATGGCTACCGCTTGACGCTTGAACGGCGAAGCACCGCCCTGGCCGAATTGCTGTATGCGGAAAGTTCCGAGGCGTTCGCCGAGCGTCTCGGGGTCTACTGGAGCCTTCGCAAACGGCCGCCGCACGGCGCCGCAGGTGAGCTGGCCAAGCTGTTCCCGCCCGACGATGCCTGGGAGAAGTGCACCGTCGCCAGGCTTCGCATCGCCGCCCGGAGCGTCGGATTGCCCGGTCGCTCGACGATGCACCGTGACCGGCTGGTGGCGGCGCTGCGTGCCGAAGGCGTCGACCCGGGCGTTTCGTCGGATTGAACCCCGGTCCGGTCGCGATCGGCGCGGAGGTGCCCCGC includes these proteins:
- a CDS encoding PIG-L family deacetylase; its protein translation is MTRVELPDLGRWAPQRTDAQRWEPPRKLTVVVAPHPDDETLLSGGLIAHQARAGVPVIVLAVTDGEAAYPGDPDGLARQRRREQRQALRALAGEELPVLRLGLPDGRVEDHHSSLVAAIAEHVTVDSLVVAPWRLDHHCDHEAVGRAAHEAAGRCGAALAEGLFWAWHHRQPQEMVSRLRELPLSRREVERRRCALSHHHSQVAGDGASTPVLHSGVLGPFDWPSEYFILSNEGDDPL
- a CDS encoding methyltransferase domain-containing protein, coding for MYGADADPWGFDSRFYERRKYALTLAALPRERYVRAVEPGCSNGAFTELLAPRCDELIAFDFVEDAVERARRRLTASPHVTLACAEFPMWWPEGTGDLVVWSEVAYYLTERGCDAAEVGLADWLRPGGHLVAVHYTGRTDYPLSGDEAHRWIDGIPFLQTLFAAVDEQFVMRVWGRE
- the ligD gene encoding non-homologous end-joining DNA ligase, translating into MDDPGFVQPMLATPAERPIEGEHWVYERKLDGIRLIAVRNRETVRLFTRNGHDRSAAYPEVVEALVGQRHDRFVADAEVVAFDGDATSFARLQRRSGLSDPARIRHSGVGVFLYLFDLMHLEGHSCIDLALRDRTKLLSEAFDFDDPLRLSEHLKGDDSGTGRRLLADACDRGWEGLIAKRADSRYRPGRRSPDWLKLKCVARQELVIGGFTAPKGTRMGLGALLVGHMTDEGLAYAGRVGTGFDDATLHRLWSLLKARKRSTSPFVDAPERSDVTWTDPDLVCEVGFTEWTSAGRLRHPRFLGLRDDKAPGEVMRELPASAR
- a CDS encoding CHAD domain-containing protein; protein product: MTTYPEVSAAEYRIQADEKLEAAVRRIAHEQVEQAIAQLRGIDTHNAQGSIHQCRKHIKKLRGLLRMVRPSMGRAYRPANNTFRDAARLLSPYRDAHALLATFDDAIAADPEGVPAGGLGAAWRELVRRADDSTRSVTGGSAEVQRALELLEHGAEGIDGWKLKGSGWNAAAGGVIKTYRRGLVALSAIEEGGAPERFHELRKRAKYTWYHLRLLDETAPSVLAPTAGLFHALTDGLGDAHDLAVLRDMMLDEPDAFGGDQMVAAAFALLDGYRLTLERRSTALAELLYAESSEAFAERLGVYWSLRKRPPHGAAGELAKLFPPDDAWEKCTVARLRIAARSVGLPGRSTMHRDRLVAALRAEGVDPGVSSD